A genomic stretch from Pseudomonas sp. MUP55 includes:
- a CDS encoding heavy metal translocating P-type ATPase, giving the protein MNGPTAFDLPIGGMTCASCAGRVERALGKVPGVQRVSVNLANERAHVEVVGQLDPGVLIAAVEKAGYTATLPQSETATQASQAQRLHHERWALMLAILLALPLVLPMLMEPFGVHWMLPAWVQFALATPVQFILGARFYSAAWKAVRAGAGNMDLLVAIGTSAGYGLSVYQWLTRPAPHLYFEASAVVIALVLLGKYLESRAKRQTASAIRALEALRPERAVRVLEGREEEVAISALKLGDLVLVKPGERFPVDGEVVDGQSHADEALISGESLPVPKRPGDTVTGGAINGEGRLLVRTRALGAESVLARIIRLVEDAQAAKAPIQKLVDKVSQVFVPAVLVLALLTLVGWWLYGAPLESAIINAVAVLVIACPCALGLATPTAIMAGTGVAARHGILIKDAEALEHAQGVSAVVFDKTGTLTSGAPKIVHLAALDGNESLLLQQAGALQRGSEHPLAKAVLEACEEQGLKVADVSASQSLTGRGIAGTLDGRQLALGNRRLLEEAGLDAGALSQQASAWEAEGRTLSWLIEQGEQPRVLGLFAFGDTLKPGALHAVQQLKAQHISSHLLTGDNRGSARVVAEALGIDDVHAEVLPADKAATVGELKKTGRVAMVGDGINDAPALAAADIGIAMGGGTDVAMHAAGITLMRGDPRLVPAALEICRKTYAKIRQNLFWAFVYNLIGIPLAAFGLLNPVLAGAAMALSSVSVVSNALLLKTWKPKDLEDQRP; this is encoded by the coding sequence ATGAATGGACCCACCGCCTTTGACCTGCCCATCGGCGGCATGACCTGCGCCAGTTGCGCCGGCCGTGTGGAGCGCGCGCTGGGCAAGGTGCCGGGGGTGCAACGCGTCAGCGTCAACCTGGCCAACGAACGTGCCCACGTTGAGGTAGTCGGCCAGCTGGATCCCGGCGTATTGATCGCCGCCGTGGAAAAAGCCGGCTACACCGCCACCCTGCCCCAGAGCGAAACCGCCACCCAGGCCAGTCAAGCCCAACGCCTGCATCATGAGCGCTGGGCGCTGATGCTGGCGATCCTGCTGGCGCTGCCCCTGGTGCTGCCGATGCTGATGGAACCCTTTGGCGTGCACTGGATGCTCCCCGCCTGGGTCCAGTTCGCCCTGGCGACGCCGGTGCAATTCATCCTCGGCGCGCGTTTTTACAGCGCGGCGTGGAAAGCCGTGCGGGCCGGTGCGGGCAATATGGACCTGCTGGTGGCAATCGGCACCAGCGCCGGTTACGGCCTGAGCGTCTATCAATGGCTCACACGGCCCGCTCCGCACTTGTATTTCGAAGCCTCGGCCGTGGTGATCGCGCTGGTGCTGCTGGGTAAATACCTGGAGAGCCGCGCCAAGCGCCAGACCGCCAGCGCCATCCGCGCCCTCGAAGCCTTGCGCCCCGAACGGGCCGTGCGCGTGCTGGAGGGCCGCGAGGAAGAGGTGGCCATCAGCGCACTCAAGCTCGGCGACCTGGTTCTGGTCAAGCCGGGCGAACGTTTCCCGGTGGACGGGGAAGTGGTCGACGGCCAAAGCCATGCCGATGAAGCACTGATCAGCGGCGAAAGCCTGCCGGTGCCGAAGCGGCCAGGCGATACGGTCACCGGCGGCGCCATCAACGGCGAAGGCCGGCTGCTGGTACGCACCCGCGCCCTGGGTGCGGAGAGCGTGCTGGCACGCATCATCCGACTGGTCGAAGACGCACAGGCCGCCAAGGCACCGATTCAGAAACTGGTGGATAAGGTCAGCCAGGTATTCGTCCCGGCCGTGCTGGTTCTGGCGTTGCTCACCCTGGTGGGCTGGTGGCTGTACGGCGCGCCCCTGGAGAGCGCAATCATCAATGCGGTCGCGGTACTGGTGATCGCCTGCCCCTGTGCCCTGGGCCTGGCGACGCCGACTGCAATCATGGCCGGCACCGGCGTTGCCGCGCGCCATGGCATTCTGATCAAGGATGCCGAAGCCCTGGAACATGCCCAGGGGGTGAGCGCCGTGGTGTTCGACAAGACCGGCACCCTCACCTCGGGCGCGCCGAAGATCGTGCATTTGGCGGCGCTGGACGGCAACGAGTCGTTACTGTTGCAACAGGCGGGCGCCTTGCAGCGCGGCAGCGAGCACCCACTGGCCAAGGCGGTGCTGGAGGCCTGTGAAGAACAGGGACTGAAGGTGGCCGATGTCAGCGCCAGCCAGTCCCTGACCGGACGCGGCATTGCCGGCACCCTTGACGGCCGGCAACTGGCCCTGGGCAATCGGCGCCTGCTCGAAGAAGCCGGCCTTGATGCAGGCGCGTTGAGCCAGCAAGCGAGCGCCTGGGAAGCCGAAGGCCGCACCTTGTCGTGGCTGATCGAACAAGGCGAACAGCCCCGCGTGCTGGGGCTGTTCGCGTTTGGCGACACGCTCAAGCCGGGCGCACTGCACGCCGTGCAGCAACTCAAGGCGCAGCACATCAGCAGTCACCTGCTCACCGGCGATAATCGCGGCAGCGCGCGGGTGGTCGCCGAGGCGCTGGGCATCGACGATGTACACGCCGAAGTGCTGCCCGCTGACAAAGCCGCCACCGTGGGCGAGCTGAAAAAGACCGGCAGGGTGGCCATGGTCGGCGACGGTATCAACGACGCACCGGCCCTGGCCGCAGCCGATATCGGCATCGCCATGGGCGGCGGCACCGACGTGGCCATGCACGCCGCCGGCATCACCCTGATGCGCGGCGACCCGCGCCTGGTGCCGGCGGCCCTGGAGATCTGCCGCAAGACCTACGCGAAAATCCGCCAGAACCTGTTCTGGGCCTTTGTGTATAACTTGATCGGCATTCCCCTGGCGGCCTTCGGCCTGCTCAACCCGGTGCTGGCCGGCGCGGCGATGGCGCTGTCCAGCGTCAGTGTGGTGAGCAATGCGTTGCTGCTCAAAACCTGGAAACCCAAGGACCTGGAGGACCAACGCCCATGA